TCGCGGGACGAATGAATAATTAGaaaaaggaagcaattactcgttgAGTACACATTCAACTAGCCGCTATCATTTTGAATTCGGGTGTGTGGAatatttatcttcttctttatttgaaTTCGTGAGTTTTAAGTGCAGGAATGTCCATGACCATCAAAGcatgaatttcattttgttgAACTTCCATCACATGTGGCAGAGTACTATAGTGTTTTCGGATAAGTCTGTTCATTCATTATCACAGGTTGAAACCACATTGCAGTCTGCAATGCCATGAATTCCTTTCGCTTGTAGAATTTGCTGAGATAAGGAAATGGTTATTTACGTTCTCCCACATTGTAAACCAGTAAAAAGATCAATTACCTGTTTCCATGAGTTTATAACTGTTATAGCAACCCGAATCTTTGCTGATTCTGAATTCTTGCTCAGTGGTATCCCAGTCTCAATCGTTTGGTATGAGAGCCTCTAGGGTGTTAAGACGAGAGAGCAGTGTCACAGCTGCCAGTACTCCTGGTAATATGGCACAAGCAAGCACAACTGCCACCCAAGAGAATATTCTGGATTGGGTTAAACAAGACAAAAGGAGACTGCTTCATGTGGTCTACCGTGTGGGGGACATGGACAGAACCATAAAGTGCGTATTCTCATTCTTGATGCAGATCCATGTCACTTTCCTCTATGTTCCCTTCCTTTTTAAATTCACAACATGAAACTTGGATCCAACGATATGTCTGTTTCGTGCAGATTTTACACAGAATGCCTGGGAATGAAGCTGTTGCGTAAACGTGACATACCAGAAGAAAAATATACAAATGCATTCCTCGGTTATGGACCAGAAGATTCCCACTTTGTGATTGAACTCACTTATAGTATGATAACTGACCACATGAATAGTTGCTCcatttacacacacacacacattgaaTTATGGCCTGTAAATTGCTGATTActcttctttggtgagctttgcATCGTAATTCACTGACCATTTTGGTGGTCTTCGATTTTACCTGATTTATGGTATGGCCAGATTATGGAGTCGACAAGTATGACATTGGGACTGGTTTTGGCCATTTTGGCATCGCGGTCGATGATGTAAGTTCTAGCAAAGACCTCTtccggtaatttttttttggtggtgtgGTTGGACAATCTTATACAAACTTCAGAGGCAGGCTCTGTGCTAGACACCAAAATGACAGTTGCATTATGACATGAGCCCCTTCTCTGCAATTTTTGACTATGTATTGTGTCATATAGGGCATTCATTTAAACATGATGGCAATATGTAGGACTTGAGGTGCTTCGGACTAGCTTGTGCCTGTCGAATTTCATACAGAAAGAACGTGTGTCATGCCTTCTAAAAGTCATGTGGACAGCTCATAATGCTTGTCAGATGCCTGGTACAACTATGAGTTGGATAGTTGCTTAAATTGTGATATCTTGATTAGATTGCCAAGACTGTGGAACTCATAAAGGCCAAAGGTGGTAAGGTAACTCGAGAACCAGGTCCAGTCAAAGGAGGCAGCACAGTCATTGCATTTATTGAAGATCCTGATGGTTATAAGTTTGAACTTTTGGAGAGAGGTCCCACTCCGGAGCCACTTTGTCAAGTAATGCTGCGCGTAGGTGATCTTGATCGATCAATAAGTTTCTATGAGAAGGTGAGATAAGTAGACGCTATATTTTGGATGATAGGGGTCTCATTGCTTTCATGCAATCTTTCTTTAGGTTGTTTCTATTCACTTCGAGTTCCCGGTATGtactttttatataaaatatgtCATGTCTACCAGGCTTTTGGTAT
This genomic interval from Rhodamnia argentea isolate NSW1041297 chromosome 4, ASM2092103v1, whole genome shotgun sequence contains the following:
- the LOC115749168 gene encoding probable lactoylglutathione lyase, chloroplastic; translation: MVRIIPMASSIRPSLSSFRFSATSRLGLSLSPCHVPSRRLAFSHLGSVVSQSQSFGMRASRVLRRESSVTAASTPGNMAQASTTATQENILDWVKQDKRRLLHVVYRVGDMDRTIKFYTECLGMKLLRKRDIPEEKYTNAFLGYGPEDSHFVIELTYNYGVDKYDIGTGFGHFGIAVDDIAKTVELIKAKGGKVTREPGPVKGGSTVIAFIEDPDGYKFELLERGPTPEPLCQVMLRVGDLDRSISFYEKAFGMELLRTRDNPEYKYTVAMMGYGPEDKNAVLELTYNYGVTEYDKGNAYAQIAIGTDDVYKTAEAIKLCGGKITREPGPLPGISTKITACLDPDGWKTVFVDNIDFLKELE